Proteins co-encoded in one Nitratireductor kimnyeongensis genomic window:
- a CDS encoding DUF6867 family protein produces the protein MEHANGLIWEVTFWEFLFVTVLLAGSAAYLTGRAMARTWQGDAHLAFYIVLLTAATRFIHFALFSGTLLSLHYYIVDLIVLLIIAFVGKRITRAGQMATQYSFQYRRSGPLGWERSN, from the coding sequence ATGGAACACGCAAACGGACTGATCTGGGAAGTCACTTTCTGGGAGTTCCTTTTTGTCACGGTGCTCCTGGCGGGCAGTGCGGCCTATCTCACGGGGCGGGCCATGGCGCGCACGTGGCAGGGCGATGCGCATCTCGCCTTCTATATCGTGCTTCTGACTGCTGCCACGCGCTTCATCCATTTTGCGCTGTTCAGCGGCACGTTGCTCTCGCTCCACTACTACATTGTTGACCTGATCGTTTTGCTGATCATCGCCTTTGTCGGCAAGCGGATCACCCGTGCCGGACAGATGGCAACGCAGTATAGCTTTCAGTATCGGCGCAGTGGACCTCTTGGCTGGGAGCGTTCGAACTGA
- a CDS encoding ABC transporter ATP-binding protein: MSSQNEPLLSVRGVETYYGNIVALRGVDMDVHRGEIVTMIGANGAGKSTLMMTICGDPRARNGQIVYDGVDITNMPTHDIVSLGIAQSPEGRRIFPRMTVMENLQMGAALVDPEHFDEDLAKVFKLFPRLKERIGQRGGTLSGGEQQMLAIARALMSRPKLLLLDEPSLGLAPLIVKQIFDAIRELNEKEGLTVFLVEQNAFHALKLAHRGYVMVNGNVTMSGTGAELLKKEEVRAAYLEGGRH, from the coding sequence ATGAGCTCTCAGAACGAACCCTTGCTCTCGGTGCGTGGCGTCGAGACCTATTATGGCAATATCGTCGCCTTGCGGGGCGTCGACATGGATGTTCATCGCGGTGAGATCGTCACCATGATCGGCGCCAATGGTGCCGGCAAGTCGACGCTGATGATGACCATTTGCGGCGATCCGCGGGCCCGCAACGGCCAGATCGTCTATGATGGCGTGGACATCACAAACATGCCGACGCATGACATTGTCAGCCTTGGGATCGCGCAATCGCCGGAAGGGCGTCGCATCTTTCCGCGTATGACGGTGATGGAAAACCTGCAGATGGGCGCGGCTCTGGTCGATCCCGAGCATTTCGACGAAGACCTTGCCAAGGTTTTCAAGCTGTTCCCCCGTCTCAAGGAGCGCATCGGCCAGCGGGGCGGGACGCTTTCTGGTGGCGAGCAGCAGATGTTGGCCATTGCGCGCGCGCTCATGAGCCGGCCCAAGCTACTGCTTCTCGATGAGCCGTCGCTTGGTCTTGCTCCGCTGATTGTGAAGCAGATCTTCGATGCCATTCGTGAGCTGAACGAAAAGGAAGGGCTGACGGTCTTTCTGGTCGAGCAAAACGCCTTCCATGCGCTGAAGCTCGCCCATCGGGGCTATGTCATGGTCAACGGCAATGTGACCATGAGCGGCACCGGCGCGGAACTCCTCAAGAAGGAAGAAGTACGCGCGGCATATCTGGAAGGCGGGAGGCACTGA
- the livM gene encoding high-affinity branched-chain amino acid ABC transporter permease LivM: protein MAVNGSNKTVGAQQNDPNSFAASLKDAAMAGFLVAVLGFFFIGIRTDIAPGGLDLKMRWGAWIISILVVFAGRLLLNLFVLRTDSPVTRKIAGAMPSGSRFAGTGKWLMRALFAFALILPFFFTTFFPGKDRQFIDLAILIMTYIMLGWGLNIVVGLAGLLDLGYVAFYAVGAYSFALLAQYLDIGFWFALPLAGILAACWGIVLGFPVLRLRGDYLAIVTLAFGEIIRVVLLNWYEFTNGPDGISGIPKPTFFGLELKRGEGGFADFFGIAYDPIQRFIFLYYIIFVLALITNFVTMRLRRLPIGRAWEALREDEIACRSLGINTRNTKLTAFSIGAMFGGFAGSFFATRQGFISPESFTFLESAIILAIVVLGGLGSQVGVVIASIVMIGGIEMLRNLGFLQQVFGSGFDPVQYRMLIFGLAMVLIMVWKPRGLISTREPSVVLKEKKRIGADMVAQGEGH from the coding sequence ATGGCAGTGAACGGTTCGAACAAGACGGTCGGTGCACAGCAGAACGACCCCAATTCCTTTGCCGCTTCGCTCAAGGATGCCGCCATGGCAGGTTTCCTTGTCGCGGTGCTCGGCTTCTTCTTCATCGGCATACGCACTGACATCGCTCCCGGCGGTCTCGATCTCAAGATGCGCTGGGGGGCCTGGATCATCTCGATCCTCGTTGTCTTCGCGGGCCGGCTGCTGCTCAATCTCTTCGTGCTGCGGACGGACAGTCCGGTCACGCGGAAGATTGCCGGTGCCATGCCCAGCGGTTCGCGGTTTGCCGGAACGGGCAAATGGCTCATGCGGGCGCTCTTCGCCTTCGCACTCATTCTGCCCTTCTTCTTCACCACCTTCTTCCCGGGCAAGGATCGCCAGTTCATCGATCTGGCCATCCTGATCATGACCTACATCATGCTCGGCTGGGGGTTGAATATCGTGGTTGGCCTCGCCGGTCTGCTTGATCTTGGTTACGTGGCCTTCTACGCGGTCGGTGCCTATTCTTTCGCGCTGCTCGCGCAATATCTCGACATCGGCTTCTGGTTCGCCCTGCCGCTCGCTGGCATTTTGGCGGCCTGCTGGGGCATCGTGCTCGGCTTTCCGGTGCTCAGATTGCGCGGCGATTATCTCGCGATCGTGACGTTGGCTTTCGGCGAAATCATCCGCGTCGTTCTGCTGAACTGGTATGAGTTCACGAATGGCCCAGATGGCATTTCGGGCATTCCGAAACCGACATTCTTCGGCCTGGAACTCAAGCGGGGCGAGGGCGGTTTTGCCGATTTCTTCGGCATTGCCTACGATCCGATCCAGCGCTTCATTTTCCTCTACTACATCATCTTCGTTCTGGCGCTGATCACCAACTTCGTGACCATGCGTCTGCGCCGCCTGCCCATCGGGCGCGCCTGGGAGGCACTGCGCGAGGATGAGATTGCGTGCCGCTCGCTCGGCATCAACACGCGCAACACAAAGCTCACGGCCTTTTCCATAGGCGCCATGTTCGGCGGGTTTGCGGGCTCGTTCTTTGCCACACGGCAGGGCTTCATTTCGCCCGAGAGCTTCACCTTCCTGGAATCGGCGATCATCCTCGCCATCGTGGTTCTGGGTGGTCTCGGCTCGCAGGTGGGTGTGGTGATTGCATCGATCGTGATGATCGGCGGTATCGAGATGCTGCGCAATCTCGGCTTCCTTCAGCAGGTCTTCGGCTCCGGTTTCGATCCGGTGCAGTATCGCATGCTGATCTTCGGCCTTGCCATGGTGCTTATCATGGTGTGGAAGCCGCGCGGTCTGATCTCGACCCGCGAACCCTCCGTGGTTCTGAAGGAAAAGAAACGTATCGGCGCCGATATGGTGGCTCAGGGTGAGGGACACTGA
- a CDS encoding ABC transporter permease subunit, translated as MEYFVQQLINGLTLGSIYGLIAIGYTMVYGIIGMINFAHGDVFMIGAFIALAMFLILTTVFGFVFLPVVLLIVLIVAMIFTSAWGWTVERLAYRPLRGSFRLAPLITAIGMSIVLQNFVQITQGARVKPLPPQIQGGITLMEGSATGISVQLSYMQIIIILTTIALMAGFTLLITRTPLGRAQRACEQDRKMAALLGINVDRTISLTFVMGAALAAVAGLMFVLLYGVIDFYIGFLAGVKAFTAAVLGGIGSLPGAMLGGLLIGLIEVFWSGYFSVEYKDVAAFSILAIVLIFLPSGLLGQPEVEKV; from the coding sequence ATGGAATATTTCGTCCAGCAGCTTATCAACGGGCTGACGCTGGGTTCCATCTATGGGCTGATCGCCATTGGCTACACCATGGTCTATGGCATCATCGGAATGATCAATTTCGCGCATGGCGATGTCTTCATGATTGGCGCGTTCATCGCTCTGGCGATGTTCCTGATCCTGACGACCGTGTTCGGTTTTGTGTTTCTGCCTGTGGTGTTGCTCATCGTGCTCATCGTGGCCATGATCTTCACGTCTGCCTGGGGGTGGACCGTCGAGCGGCTTGCATACAGACCCCTTCGCGGTTCGTTCCGTCTGGCTCCATTGATCACCGCAATCGGCATGTCGATCGTTCTGCAGAACTTCGTGCAGATCACGCAGGGCGCGCGCGTCAAGCCGCTGCCGCCGCAGATCCAGGGCGGCATAACGCTGATGGAAGGAAGTGCGACCGGCATTTCGGTTCAGCTTTCCTATATGCAGATCATCATCATCCTGACGACCATTGCACTGATGGCAGGCTTCACGCTTCTCATCACGCGTACGCCGCTCGGTCGAGCCCAGCGCGCCTGTGAGCAGGACCGCAAGATGGCTGCGCTTCTCGGTATCAATGTCGATCGGACCATTTCCCTGACCTTCGTCATGGGCGCGGCACTTGCCGCCGTGGCGGGCCTGATGTTCGTGCTGCTCTACGGCGTGATCGACTTTTACATCGGGTTCCTGGCGGGCGTTAAGGCCTTCACCGCGGCGGTTCTCGGTGGCATCGGTTCGCTTCCCGGCGCCATGCTGGGCGGTCTTCTGATCGGTCTCATTGAGGTGTTCTGGTCGGGCTATTTCTCGGTCGAATACAAGGACGTTGCGGCGTTCTCGATCCTGGCAATCGTGCTGATCTTCCTGCCTTCCGGTCTTCTCGGGCAGCCTGAAGTGGAGAAGGTCTGA
- a CDS encoding CoA-acylating methylmalonate-semialdehyde dehydrogenase, whose amino-acid sequence MEDFGHFIGGKRVAGTSGRSQNVMQPMDGSVRGSVALASAAELRAAVENAKAAQPAWAKTNPQRRVRVLMKFLELVHREYDELAELLAREHGKTIPDAKGDIQRGLEVVEVCIGAPHMMKGEYTEGAGPGIDVYSMRQPLGVVAGITPFNFPAMIPLWKIAPAIASGNAFILKPSERDPGVPMRIAELFIEAGLPAGILNVVNGDKEAVDAILDDPDIKAVGFVGSTPIAQYIYSRATANGKRAQCFGGAKNHLIIMPDADMDQTVDALIGAGYGSAGERCMAVSVAVPVGKETADRLVEKLVPRVESLKVGPSTDAAADLGPLVTQQALERVKGYVDLGVKEGAKLLVDGRDFRMQGYEDGYYMGGCLFDNVTKDMRIYKEEIFGPVLSVVRANTYEEALALPNDHEYGNGVAIFTRDGDAARDFAARVDVGMVGVNVPIPVPIAYYTFGGWKASAFGDLNQHGPDAFRFYTKTKTVTSRWPSGVKDGAEFVIPTMN is encoded by the coding sequence ATGGAGGATTTCGGTCATTTCATCGGTGGCAAGCGTGTCGCCGGCACCAGCGGGCGCAGTCAGAATGTGATGCAGCCCATGGATGGGTCCGTGCGGGGCAGTGTCGCTCTGGCCAGTGCGGCAGAGTTGCGTGCTGCCGTCGAGAACGCGAAAGCGGCCCAGCCGGCGTGGGCGAAGACCAATCCGCAGCGCCGCGTGCGTGTGCTCATGAAGTTTCTGGAGCTCGTCCATCGGGAGTATGACGAACTTGCCGAGCTTCTGGCGCGGGAACACGGCAAGACGATCCCGGATGCCAAGGGTGACATTCAGCGCGGGCTCGAAGTGGTCGAGGTCTGCATCGGTGCCCCGCACATGATGAAGGGTGAATACACCGAAGGCGCCGGCCCGGGCATTGATGTCTATTCCATGCGCCAGCCGCTCGGTGTCGTCGCCGGCATAACACCGTTCAACTTTCCAGCCATGATCCCGCTTTGGAAGATTGCCCCAGCCATCGCGAGTGGCAATGCGTTCATTCTGAAGCCGTCGGAACGCGATCCGGGCGTGCCAATGCGCATTGCGGAGCTCTTCATTGAGGCCGGCCTGCCAGCGGGCATTCTCAATGTCGTCAATGGCGACAAGGAAGCCGTGGATGCCATCCTCGATGACCCTGACATCAAGGCCGTCGGCTTCGTCGGCTCGACGCCGATTGCGCAGTACATCTACAGTCGCGCTACTGCCAATGGAAAGCGCGCTCAATGCTTCGGCGGCGCGAAAAACCATCTGATCATCATGCCCGATGCCGACATGGACCAGACGGTCGATGCGCTGATCGGCGCCGGCTATGGCTCCGCCGGCGAGCGTTGCATGGCGGTCTCGGTGGCCGTTCCCGTTGGCAAGGAAACGGCCGACAGGCTGGTTGAAAAGCTTGTTCCGCGGGTCGAAAGCCTGAAGGTGGGGCCGTCAACGGATGCGGCCGCCGATCTCGGCCCCCTTGTCACCCAACAGGCGCTGGAGCGTGTGAAGGGCTATGTCGATCTTGGCGTCAAGGAAGGGGCAAAGCTCCTGGTCGATGGACGCGATTTCAGGATGCAGGGCTATGAGGACGGCTACTATATGGGCGGCTGCCTCTTCGACAATGTCACAAAGGACATGCGCATCTACAAGGAAGAGATTTTCGGCCCCGTGCTTTCGGTCGTCCGGGCCAATACCTATGAAGAGGCGCTGGCGCTGCCGAATGATCATGAATATGGCAATGGCGTTGCGATCTTCACCCGCGATGGTGATGCGGCGCGCGACTTCGCAGCCCGTGTCGATGTCGGCATGGTGGGTGTGAATGTCCCCATCCCCGTGCCGATCGCGTATTATACTTTCGGAGGGTGGAAGGCTTCGGCCTTCGGCGATCTGAACCAGCATGGGCCGGATGCGTTCCGCTTCTACACCAAGACCAAGACGGTCACCTCGCGCTGGCCGTCTGGTGTGAAGGATGGCGCCGAATTCGTCATCCCGACAATGAATTAA
- a CDS encoding LysR family transcriptional regulator, with protein MNWDDVRVFLAVARAGQILGAAKRLGLNHATVSRRVAALENSIGAKLFHRLTTGTELTAAGEQLQATAERMEADMIAARADIAGESEDVSGIVRVGAPDGFGVAFLASRLGALAERYPGLSVQLVPVPRSFSLSRREADIAVTVDRPTEGRLVAAKLVDYTLGPYASRSYAEKHGLPESRSDLGRHRLVGYVPDLVFSPTLDYAAEISENWNATFAVSSAMGQVEAVRSGAGIGILHKFIAREHDDLIALNLGNPIRRSYWTVYHESMRPMRRIQVASAFIGELVEKERHLFC; from the coding sequence ATGAATTGGGACGATGTGCGCGTTTTTCTGGCGGTTGCCCGGGCGGGGCAAATTCTCGGTGCTGCCAAGAGGCTCGGCCTCAATCACGCAACTGTCTCGCGTCGGGTCGCCGCACTTGAGAATTCCATAGGCGCGAAACTGTTTCACCGGCTGACGACGGGAACCGAACTCACCGCGGCGGGCGAGCAGTTGCAGGCCACCGCAGAGCGCATGGAAGCCGATATGATCGCTGCTCGGGCGGACATCGCCGGAGAGAGTGAAGACGTGTCGGGAATTGTGCGGGTTGGCGCGCCCGACGGGTTTGGTGTCGCGTTTCTCGCATCCCGGCTTGGAGCACTTGCCGAGCGGTATCCAGGCCTCTCCGTCCAGCTTGTGCCCGTCCCCCGTTCCTTTTCGCTTTCACGCCGTGAAGCCGATATCGCCGTTACGGTCGACCGGCCAACCGAAGGGCGGCTGGTGGCGGCCAAGCTGGTCGATTACACGCTGGGCCCGTACGCTTCTCGCAGCTATGCTGAAAAACACGGCCTGCCGGAATCCAGAAGCGACCTTGGTCGTCACCGCCTGGTCGGGTATGTGCCCGATCTCGTGTTTAGCCCGACGCTCGACTACGCTGCGGAGATTTCGGAAAACTGGAATGCCACATTTGCCGTTTCTTCAGCCATGGGCCAGGTGGAGGCCGTGCGATCGGGTGCCGGCATCGGCATACTTCACAAATTCATCGCGCGTGAGCATGATGACCTGATCGCGCTCAATCTGGGCAATCCGATCCGCCGCAGTTACTGGACGGTCTATCACGAATCCATGCGTCCCATGCGCCGGATCCAGGTTGCATCGGCCTTTATCGGCGAACTGGTGGAGAAGGAAAGACATCTCTTTTGCTGA
- a CDS encoding serine hydrolase produces MAHRILAGAAALALLAAPATARASDLPPPAQTAGIAIPEGQIDKAVEALDGLIEQAMKETGVPGLAVAVVRKDKVLFAKGYGVRKAGEKDAVDTDTVFQLASLSKSVGATVVANQVGKGLVHWDTPMSAILPWFKLSNPDSTALLTVGDLYAHRSGLPDHAGDDLEDLGYPQKIILEQLRYLETGALRLQYAYTNFGLTAAAEAVAGVAGKDWATLSEDAIYKPLGMEHTSSRLSDFLARDNRVYNHVRKGKTWEVRFQRDPDPQSPAGGVSASVNDMAKWMRMVLGDGAYKGEQIVDAAALLPALSPQAVSGHPATPAARAGFYGYGFGVSVSPAGRVMLSHSGAFALGAATNYIMIPSADVGIVVLTNAQPIGLAEGISMSFMDLVQFGEIQRDWLAMYPVLFGPMLDPVGKLAGQEAPKDAKPARELADYTGTFTNDYFGNLVVEETEGGLTMTVEGTPSTFQLEHWTGDEFVFDPLNENAMPGSVSSVPFSIDGALANEVRVEYFNAYNDGTFVRQ; encoded by the coding sequence ATGGCACACCGCATTCTCGCAGGAGCAGCCGCGCTGGCCTTGCTTGCCGCACCAGCAACCGCCAGGGCCAGCGACCTCCCGCCACCTGCACAGACAGCGGGCATTGCCATACCGGAAGGGCAGATCGACAAAGCGGTAGAAGCTCTCGACGGCTTGATCGAACAGGCCATGAAGGAGACCGGGGTTCCCGGCCTTGCCGTCGCAGTGGTGCGCAAGGATAAGGTTCTGTTTGCCAAAGGCTATGGCGTGCGCAAGGCGGGAGAGAAGGACGCTGTCGACACGGACACGGTCTTTCAGCTCGCATCGCTTTCCAAGTCCGTAGGCGCAACCGTGGTTGCAAATCAGGTGGGCAAGGGTCTCGTCCACTGGGACACGCCGATGTCGGCCATCCTGCCCTGGTTCAAGCTGTCCAATCCTGACAGCACGGCGCTCCTCACCGTGGGCGATCTTTATGCGCACCGCTCGGGCCTGCCGGATCACGCAGGCGACGATCTTGAAGATCTGGGCTATCCGCAGAAGATCATTCTGGAACAGCTGCGCTATCTGGAAACCGGCGCACTCCGCCTCCAATACGCGTATACGAATTTCGGGCTGACGGCTGCAGCCGAAGCCGTGGCCGGCGTGGCCGGCAAAGACTGGGCGACGCTGAGCGAAGACGCGATCTACAAGCCGCTGGGCATGGAGCACACTTCTTCAAGGCTGAGCGATTTTCTGGCGCGCGACAACCGCGTCTACAACCACGTGCGCAAGGGCAAAACCTGGGAGGTGCGTTTCCAGCGCGATCCCGATCCGCAGTCACCGGCCGGCGGTGTGAGCGCCAGTGTGAACGACATGGCCAAATGGATGCGCATGGTGCTCGGCGATGGCGCGTATAAGGGCGAGCAGATCGTGGACGCAGCAGCACTTCTGCCGGCACTCAGCCCGCAGGCAGTGTCGGGCCACCCCGCCACGCCCGCTGCCCGCGCAGGTTTTTACGGCTACGGCTTCGGGGTGAGCGTCTCGCCTGCAGGCCGCGTGATGCTGAGCCATTCGGGCGCCTTTGCGCTGGGTGCCGCCACCAATTACATCATGATCCCGTCGGCCGATGTCGGCATTGTGGTCCTGACAAACGCACAGCCAATCGGACTTGCCGAAGGCATCTCCATGAGCTTCATGGATCTTGTACAGTTTGGCGAGATCCAGCGCGACTGGCTGGCCATGTATCCCGTGCTCTTCGGCCCAATGCTGGACCCGGTGGGAAAACTTGCCGGACAGGAAGCGCCGAAGGACGCAAAGCCGGCACGCGAACTCGCGGACTACACCGGCACCTTTACCAATGATTATTTCGGCAATCTCGTTGTCGAAGAAACCGAAGGCGGCCTCACCATGACCGTGGAAGGCACACCCAGCACCTTCCAGCTCGAACACTGGACGGGCGACGAGTTCGTCTTTGACCCGCTGAACGAGAACGCCATGCCGGGATCGGTTTCATCGGTTCCGTTTTCGATCGATGGCGCGTTGGCCAATGAGGTGCGTGTGGAATATTTCAACGCGTACAATGACGGAACCTTCGTCCGGCAGTAA
- a CDS encoding DUF305 domain-containing protein, with protein sequence MSYGRFAAMIGTSTIVMLGLMYLNTYAFDHIFWSETRAWMALLMGATMALVMLGFMWSMYQNSAANLAFVAGSVIVFALSLWLVRNQTTVDDVDYMKAMIPHHSIAILTSRRANISDPRVRELADEIIDAQLREIDEMKSLITDLEQEN encoded by the coding sequence ATGTCCTATGGCCGGTTTGCCGCGATGATCGGAACGTCGACGATCGTCATGCTTGGTCTGATGTATCTCAATACATATGCGTTCGATCACATATTCTGGAGCGAAACACGGGCCTGGATGGCACTGCTGATGGGGGCGACCATGGCTCTCGTCATGCTCGGCTTCATGTGGAGCATGTATCAAAACTCCGCAGCCAATCTTGCCTTCGTCGCGGGTTCCGTCATCGTGTTTGCACTATCGCTTTGGCTGGTGCGCAACCAGACGACCGTGGATGACGTTGACTACATGAAGGCGATGATCCCACACCACTCAATCGCCATCCTCACCAGCAGGCGCGCCAATATTTCAGACCCGCGCGTGCGGGAACTGGCTGACGAGATCATCGATGCTCAATTGCGTGAGATCGATGAGATGAAGAGCCTGATCACCGATCTCGAACAGGAAAACTGA
- a CDS encoding alkylphosphonate utilization protein, with product MSDSDDDYVYDEVTGEWMPASEMKALEAQRGAVVDAEGNPLADGDSVTLIKDLKVKGAGQTLKRGTVIKTIRLTDNKDEIDCRHEGIKGLVLRTEFVRKR from the coding sequence ATGTCCGACAGCGATGACGATTATGTGTATGACGAGGTAACCGGCGAGTGGATGCCGGCTTCGGAAATGAAAGCGCTTGAGGCGCAGCGCGGCGCGGTCGTCGACGCTGAAGGCAATCCGCTGGCGGATGGCGATTCCGTGACGCTGATCAAGGATTTGAAGGTCAAGGGCGCGGGCCAGACGCTGAAACGCGGAACGGTGATCAAGACGATCCGCCTGACGGACAACAAGGATGAGATCGACTGCCGTCATGAAGGCATCAAGGGTCTCGTTCTGCGCACGGAATTCGTTCGCAAGCGCTAG
- a CDS encoding diphosphate--fructose-6-phosphate 1-phosphotransferase, whose amino-acid sequence MAETFVIAQGGGPTAVINQTVAGAALEAMKLYPGCRVLGALHGVRGIRDGRFVTLSELSETELLRIAATPSAVLGSTRDKPDAAYCEEIMKGLKDVGADAFINIGGNDTSGTQAILRDASGGGMTFMHAPKTIDNDLMENDHTPGFISAGEMVAGAFLSIDLDFRALPGVYVGIVMGRHAGFLTAAAAAWALDEESGPHLVYVPERAFERARFIEDVKATVARHGRCVVAMSEGVSDADGRSLVETLVPAEMQERDAHGNLKLSGSDLGQAIERILAEDLAGQRARVDTFGYLPRGNIATISETDAREAFEAGAFAVRSVEKGDGSVALQFDGERTVCRLVDLDAVAGKTRHMPETYLKPDENRLSDEGLAYLHRLLPRRYDPATPFV is encoded by the coding sequence GTGGCCGAAACCTTCGTCATCGCCCAGGGCGGCGGTCCCACCGCCGTCATCAACCAGACTGTTGCCGGCGCTGCGCTGGAAGCCATGAAGCTCTACCCCGGCTGCCGGGTGCTCGGTGCTTTGCATGGCGTGCGGGGCATCCGCGACGGTCGCTTCGTCACCCTGTCCGAGCTTTCCGAGACCGAGCTTCTGCGCATCGCCGCCACGCCGAGTGCGGTGCTCGGCTCCACTCGCGACAAGCCTGACGCGGCCTATTGCGAAGAGATCATGAAAGGCCTGAAGGACGTCGGCGCCGACGCCTTCATCAATATCGGCGGCAACGACACGTCCGGCACGCAGGCCATTCTCCGCGATGCTTCCGGCGGTGGCATGACCTTCATGCACGCGCCAAAGACCATCGACAACGATTTGATGGAAAACGACCACACGCCGGGCTTCATCTCGGCCGGTGAAATGGTGGCCGGCGCCTTCCTGAGCATCGATCTCGATTTCCGCGCTCTGCCGGGTGTCTATGTCGGCATCGTGATGGGTCGCCATGCAGGCTTTCTCACGGCAGCCGCTGCCGCCTGGGCGCTCGATGAGGAAAGCGGCCCGCATCTCGTCTATGTGCCTGAGCGCGCCTTCGAACGCGCCCGCTTCATCGAGGATGTCAAGGCGACTGTCGCCCGCCACGGGCGCTGTGTCGTGGCCATGTCGGAGGGTGTCTCCGATGCCGACGGTCGATCGCTCGTTGAAACGCTCGTGCCCGCCGAGATGCAGGAGCGCGATGCCCACGGCAATCTCAAGCTCTCCGGCAGCGATCTTGGACAGGCGATCGAGCGCATTCTGGCCGAGGATCTCGCGGGCCAGCGCGCCCGCGTCGACACGTTCGGCTATCTGCCGCGCGGCAACATCGCCACGATCAGCGAGACCGACGCGCGAGAGGCTTTCGAGGCCGGCGCTTTCGCTGTCCGTTCGGTGGAAAAGGGCGATGGATCCGTCGCACTCCAGTTCGATGGCGAAAGGACCGTGTGCCGTCTGGTCGATCTCGACGCCGTTGCCGGCAAGACGCGCCACATGCCCGAGACCTATCTCAAGCCGGATGAAAACCGACTGTCAGACGAGGGCCTCGCCTATCTGCACCGCCTCCTGCCACGCCGCTACGATCCGGCGACGCCGTTCGTGTAA
- a CDS encoding universal stress protein: MSKITAFIDGSIYAQSVCEHAAWIAGRLEASVELLHVLGRRETGSAPSDLSGNIALGARSSLLKELSELDEQRARLAMKRGRAILEDGEAAVRAAGIEKVSGRIRHGDVVETVAEVEEDSDLLVIGKRGEAADFAKLHLGSNLERVVRSSHRPVFVANRAFKPIEKVLVAYDGGASSMKAVDAMARSPLFADLSVKLLTVGSDTSEARNRLADAEAVLRGGGIEATSEVLPGQPETVISERVENENFGLLVMGAYGHSRIRSLIIGSTTEAMLRACLIPVMLYR, from the coding sequence ATGTCAAAGATCACCGCATTCATCGATGGCTCCATCTATGCGCAGAGCGTGTGCGAACACGCGGCATGGATCGCCGGCAGGCTCGAAGCCTCCGTGGAGCTTCTCCATGTGCTTGGTCGCCGTGAGACGGGCAGCGCCCCGTCCGATCTCTCCGGTAACATCGCGCTTGGCGCGCGGTCATCGCTTCTGAAGGAGCTGTCCGAGCTTGACGAGCAGCGCGCGCGCCTTGCCATGAAGCGCGGCCGTGCCATCCTCGAAGATGGCGAGGCTGCCGTGCGCGCCGCCGGCATCGAAAAGGTCTCGGGCCGCATTCGCCATGGCGATGTGGTCGAGACGGTGGCCGAAGTGGAGGAGGATTCCGACCTTCTGGTGATCGGCAAGCGCGGCGAGGCGGCAGATTTTGCAAAACTCCACCTCGGCTCCAATCTCGAGCGCGTGGTGCGCTCGAGCCATCGCCCAGTCTTCGTCGCCAACCGCGCCTTCAAGCCGATCGAAAAGGTGCTCGTCGCCTATGACGGCGGCGCAAGCAGCATGAAGGCGGTGGACGCCATGGCGCGCTCACCGCTCTTTGCCGACCTCTCTGTCAAGCTTCTCACGGTGGGAAGCGACACCAGCGAGGCGCGCAATCGTCTCGCCGATGCCGAAGCGGTGCTGCGCGGCGGCGGTATCGAGGCGACAAGCGAGGTGCTGCCCGGCCAGCCCGAGACGGTCATCTCCGAGCGTGTCGAGAACGAGAATTTCGGTCTGCTCGTCATGGGCGCCTATGGCCACTCGCGCATCCGCAGCCTGATCATCGGGTCCACGACGGAGGCGATGCTGAGAGCTTGTCTGATACCTGTAATGCTTTATCGTTAG